A genomic region of Halostagnicola larsenii XH-48 contains the following coding sequences:
- a CDS encoding sugar phosphate isomerase/epimerase family protein has translation MSAHNFVISGFADEIGSDLEEQLDVLENLGIDHLDLRIVEETNVLDFSDEQIERITTALEDREIDVTSIGSPIGKIDITDDFEPHLERFETAIEMAQTFDTEYIRLFSYYIPDEDDPAAHRAEVLRRMQAKVDRAEAANLTLLHENEKDIYGDTPERCRDLLTTIDSPHFQAIFDPANFLEIGVTAYPDSLLQVIEYVEQLHIKDATFGERGDIAPAGEGDGRIPETLAAFKARGFEGPVSLEPHLTVAGPMSGYSGPKGYEVAAEALFSCLENVSATYE, from the coding sequence ATGTCAGCGCACAACTTCGTTATTAGCGGCTTCGCCGACGAGATCGGATCTGATCTCGAAGAACAGCTCGATGTGCTCGAAAACCTCGGTATCGATCACCTAGATCTACGCATTGTCGAGGAGACGAACGTGCTCGATTTCTCAGACGAACAGATAGAACGTATTACTACCGCGCTTGAGGACCGAGAAATCGATGTCACCTCGATCGGTTCCCCGATCGGTAAAATCGATATCACAGATGACTTCGAACCTCATCTCGAACGGTTTGAGACGGCCATCGAGATGGCACAAACGTTCGATACGGAGTACATTCGGTTGTTCTCCTATTACATTCCAGATGAAGATGATCCGGCCGCTCACCGAGCGGAAGTACTCCGACGTATGCAGGCGAAAGTCGACCGGGCCGAAGCGGCCAACCTAACGCTCTTACACGAAAACGAGAAGGATATATACGGCGATACGCCCGAACGATGCCGAGATCTACTTACGACAATCGACTCGCCTCACTTTCAGGCGATCTTCGATCCTGCAAACTTTCTCGAGATCGGCGTTACAGCCTATCCAGATTCGCTCTTGCAGGTCATCGAGTATGTCGAACAACTGCACATCAAGGACGCGACTTTCGGCGAGCGCGGTGACATCGCTCCTGCCGGTGAAGGGGACGGTCGGATTCCCGAAACGCTCGCGGCTTTCAAAGCTCGCGGCTTTGAGGGGCCTGTCTCCCTCGAGCCACACCTCACCGTCGCGGGACCGATGAGTGGGTATAGCGGACCGAAAGGGTACGAAGTCGCGGCCGAAGCACTGTTTTCGTGTCTTGAGAACGTGAGTGCGACATACGAGTGA
- a CDS encoding glycosyl hydrolase 115 family protein: MMLTESPSESDVPLVIDDELATIYFDEDDHDVVGISARDLAADVQRVTGDKPPVSSSLDDLAGPAVIVGTLGNSTGVETCLPEDSIDAASLSKKQESFVITTVEPSISGVDSCVLIVGSDKRGTAYGVYELSERIGVSPWYWWADIPSETRESLVVEAGTYREGPPDVTYRGIFLNDEDWGIRPWASETFAPEEATDRDGLGPKTYAKIYELLLRLKANTIWPAMHPGTKAFYRYPENAEVADQYAMIVGTSHCEPMHRNNVDEWETPREEWNYKTNDGQIRDYWRTRVEDVSAYGNIFTIGMRGIHDSGMPGGDSREEKLELLQKVVDDQRKILDEVHAQPAEEIPQVFCPYKEVLDIYRGGLDIPEDVCLMWPDDNFGYIRELPTASESERAGGSGIYYHLSYWGSPHDYLWLSSIPPSLIQTEMGKAYDAGAAEYWIANVGDIKPTEKEMEYFLDLAWDTEAVRSESVLTWLKRWAAREFEEAHAAEIAKILTEYYRLSHARMPEHMGWSTVYPDTETDEPAFSFTNSGDEARRRIETFEELVDRGEEVFEALPVDQRPGFYQLVLHQIRCAALMSEKFLYAARSRLYAGQGRTTANRYAELSERARDRIKAETRYYNETLVEGKWEGMMSDHPHDLPVFDVPGTGHYEPIDGAALGIAIEGRFMPVRRDEVCPPVLPTFHSHVDHRHFVDIYARGSDPVEWSTTTSNEWIRLSEEKGTASEECRIWVGIDWDIVPEGRTAGEVTIEGPDVRKTVGIETINPTNDLDGDFVEINGVVAIEAEHFSYAVGGSSETWERCEVPGRVSGETMAIRPSLFSSYGLESDDAPSLEYDVNFTSSGLVEIEVHCVPTQAINSERDLRYAVALDEEDRRAVSIAPNGGEHDPEWQQNVLRGAAIGVSKHRVTEPGKQTLRLSALDPGLIVDRIIIYKGGERSTYLGPRETMVGCQNSQRY; this comes from the coding sequence ATGATGCTAACAGAATCACCGTCCGAAAGCGATGTACCGCTTGTAATTGATGACGAGTTGGCTACGATCTACTTTGATGAGGATGATCATGATGTCGTCGGAATTTCGGCTCGCGATCTCGCAGCTGACGTGCAGAGGGTTACCGGTGACAAACCACCAGTGTCCAGTTCCCTCGACGATCTGGCTGGTCCAGCCGTGATTGTCGGTACGTTAGGCAATTCTACAGGCGTCGAAACGTGCCTACCGGAGGACAGCATTGACGCGGCATCTCTTTCTAAGAAACAGGAAAGCTTCGTTATTACAACAGTAGAACCATCAATTTCGGGAGTCGACTCATGCGTTCTGATCGTAGGAAGCGACAAGCGCGGTACCGCCTACGGTGTCTACGAACTCTCCGAGAGGATTGGTGTGTCGCCGTGGTACTGGTGGGCAGACATTCCGTCTGAGACGCGTGAGTCACTCGTCGTCGAGGCTGGCACCTATCGAGAGGGGCCTCCGGACGTCACCTACCGAGGGATCTTTCTGAACGATGAGGATTGGGGCATTCGGCCCTGGGCGTCAGAAACCTTTGCGCCAGAAGAGGCCACCGATCGCGACGGCCTCGGTCCGAAGACGTATGCCAAGATCTACGAATTACTCCTCCGCCTGAAAGCAAACACGATCTGGCCGGCGATGCACCCAGGGACGAAGGCGTTCTATCGATATCCAGAGAATGCCGAGGTCGCCGATCAGTATGCAATGATAGTCGGTACCTCCCATTGCGAGCCGATGCACCGCAATAACGTCGACGAGTGGGAGACGCCGCGTGAGGAGTGGAACTACAAGACCAACGACGGACAGATCCGGGATTATTGGCGGACACGGGTAGAAGATGTCAGTGCCTACGGTAACATCTTCACTATCGGTATGCGCGGTATCCACGACTCCGGAATGCCGGGAGGAGATAGTAGAGAAGAGAAACTCGAACTGCTTCAGAAGGTAGTTGACGATCAACGCAAGATCCTCGACGAGGTGCATGCCCAACCCGCTGAAGAAATACCGCAGGTGTTCTGCCCCTATAAAGAGGTGCTAGACATCTATCGTGGGGGGCTCGATATCCCGGAAGATGTCTGCTTGATGTGGCCTGATGATAACTTCGGTTACATCCGTGAACTCCCGACTGCATCTGAGAGCGAGCGCGCTGGTGGATCGGGGATCTATTACCACCTTTCCTACTGGGGCAGCCCCCACGATTACCTCTGGCTGTCGAGTATTCCACCGAGTCTTATTCAAACCGAGATGGGCAAAGCATATGACGCCGGTGCAGCGGAATACTGGATCGCCAATGTCGGCGACATCAAGCCCACCGAAAAGGAGATGGAATATTTCCTTGATCTTGCGTGGGATACAGAGGCAGTCCGCTCGGAGTCAGTTTTGACGTGGCTGAAACGGTGGGCCGCTCGCGAGTTTGAAGAAGCACACGCTGCAGAGATTGCCAAGATTCTCACGGAGTACTACCGCCTATCGCACGCTCGCATGCCAGAGCACATGGGCTGGTCGACGGTGTATCCGGATACGGAAACCGACGAGCCGGCGTTTAGCTTCACGAACAGCGGAGACGAGGCTCGACGACGCATTGAGACGTTCGAGGAGTTAGTCGACCGGGGAGAGGAAGTCTTTGAGGCGCTGCCGGTAGACCAACGACCGGGCTTCTACCAGCTTGTACTGCATCAGATACGATGTGCCGCACTGATGTCTGAAAAGTTCCTGTATGCCGCTCGAAGTCGACTCTATGCAGGGCAGGGACGGACAACTGCGAACCGATATGCCGAATTGTCAGAGCGTGCTCGAGATCGTATCAAAGCCGAAACTCGATACTACAATGAGACACTGGTCGAGGGCAAGTGGGAGGGGATGATGTCCGATCACCCGCACGACTTGCCAGTGTTCGACGTTCCCGGGACGGGACACTACGAGCCAATCGACGGTGCCGCCCTCGGCATTGCTATCGAAGGGCGTTTTATGCCAGTCCGTAGGGACGAAGTGTGCCCTCCAGTACTCCCAACATTCCACAGTCACGTCGATCACAGGCACTTCGTCGATATCTATGCCCGCGGAAGCGATCCTGTCGAGTGGTCGACAACGACGAGCAACGAGTGGATCCGACTGTCGGAGGAGAAGGGGACCGCCAGCGAAGAATGTCGAATATGGGTTGGAATCGACTGGGATATAGTCCCCGAGGGTCGAACGGCAGGCGAGGTGACTATCGAGGGCCCAGACGTGCGAAAAACAGTCGGTATCGAGACAATCAACCCAACTAACGATCTCGACGGCGACTTCGTTGAGATTAACGGCGTCGTTGCTATTGAAGCGGAGCACTTCAGCTATGCTGTCGGTGGCTCGTCTGAAACGTGGGAACGATGTGAGGTTCCGGGCCGTGTCTCCGGAGAAACGATGGCCATTCGTCCGTCCCTGTTTTCGAGCTATGGCCTTGAAAGCGATGACGCTCCATCGCTGGAATATGATGTCAACTTCACATCTTCCGGACTCGTTGAGATCGAGGTCCATTGTGTTCCGACACAGGCTATCAATTCAGAGCGTGATCTCCGCTACGCCGTCGCGCTAGATGAGGAAGACCGGCGTGCAGTATCCATCGCTCCCAATGGTGGCGAACACGATCCGGAATGGCAGCAGAACGTCTTGAGAGGAGCTGCAATCGGTGTGAGCAAACATCGCGTTACTGAACCTGGGAAACAGACGTTGAGATTGTCAGCACTCGACCCCGGATTGATCGTAGATCGGATTATTATCTACAAGGGAGGTGAGCGTTCCACATACCTTGGTCCGCGTGAAACTATGGTGGGTTGTCAAAACAGTCAAAGGTATTAG
- a CDS encoding Gfo/Idh/MocA family protein — MNQMARVTAAVIGTGPEPDNIVWGESAAMAYQHGKAYQDISHCDLLACADIVRENAEDFASKFDINDENVFTDHLEMLRSVEPDIVSIATPVPTHADLVTSTAETGIPGAIHCEKPMAHTWSDSRQMVEVTREKNIQLTLNHQRRFHPFWQKASSLLDDGVIGDLERIEMGGKNLYDFGSHLFDLSNHFAGERSAEWVIGQIHYTEEDVRYGVHNENQGLASWSYGNGVHGIASTGYESGANVIGCDQRLTGRRGVIEIQPDGADANVRYRSDETTGWESFELEDAFAIGRAIEHACDCLESGDQPVISGDHALRATEIIFGIWESARQRSRIDLPLEADGNALTELVEAGELAPTNTD, encoded by the coding sequence ATGAATCAGATGGCAAGAGTAACTGCTGCAGTAATCGGAACTGGACCGGAACCCGACAACATCGTCTGGGGAGAGAGCGCCGCGATGGCCTATCAACACGGGAAAGCATACCAGGATATCTCTCACTGTGATCTCCTCGCCTGTGCAGATATCGTTCGCGAGAACGCTGAGGATTTCGCAAGCAAATTCGACATCAACGACGAGAACGTCTTTACGGACCACCTCGAGATGCTCCGCTCGGTTGAACCAGATATCGTCAGTATCGCCACGCCGGTTCCGACGCACGCTGACCTCGTTACCAGTACCGCTGAGACCGGTATTCCAGGTGCAATCCACTGTGAAAAACCGATGGCTCACACTTGGTCCGATTCCAGGCAGATGGTTGAAGTCACCCGTGAAAAGAACATCCAGTTAACGTTAAACCATCAACGCCGGTTTCATCCATTTTGGCAGAAGGCATCGAGCCTACTCGACGACGGCGTGATCGGCGACTTAGAGCGTATTGAAATGGGCGGCAAGAACCTCTACGATTTCGGATCGCACCTCTTTGATCTCAGTAATCACTTCGCGGGCGAACGAAGTGCCGAATGGGTTATAGGCCAAATCCACTACACGGAAGAAGACGTCCGTTACGGCGTCCACAACGAGAATCAGGGGCTCGCGTCGTGGTCATACGGAAACGGCGTCCATGGAATCGCCTCAACCGGATACGAATCCGGTGCCAACGTGATCGGCTGTGACCAGCGACTCACCGGCCGCCGAGGGGTGATCGAAATTCAACCGGATGGGGCTGACGCCAACGTTCGCTACCGCAGTGATGAGACAACCGGTTGGGAATCGTTCGAACTCGAGGATGCTTTTGCGATTGGGCGCGCTATCGAGCACGCCTGTGATTGTCTTGAATCCGGAGACCAGCCGGTTATCTCTGGTGACCACGCCCTCCGGGCAACCGAGATAATCTTCGGGATATGGGAATCTGCTCGTCAGCGGTCGCGAATCGATCTTCCGCTCGAGGCTGACGGGAACGCCCTGACCGAACTGGTTGAGGCCGGTGAACTCGCGCCGACGAACACGGACTAA
- a CDS encoding Gfo/Idh/MocA family protein, with amino-acid sequence MSALYRIAIAGIGAVADMHAMSIADIEDATLVAGSCRTEQKGEEFATEHDCEWYEDTERMLEETSPDILIVCTPSGAHLEPTLAAAERGIHVLCEKPLEITTERIDRMIEAAETAGITIGGVFQQRFRDIFRQVHEAAIDDRFGKLSVANAYVPWWREDDYYDGAWQGTQELDGGGALMNQSIHGIDATQWLASATMDLDPDENPIEEVVAYTGRRAHDDDLIEVEDTAVAICRYHDGTLGQFLGATSMYPGSLRRIQLAGRNGTAEILEDELVTWEFQEERETDTTIRERFAAKSETSGGAADPMDIDYSNHRENIEAFLEALATDAHYPLSATEARKSVAIIEAIYESADTGSPVRLS; translated from the coding sequence ATGAGCGCGTTATATCGAATCGCGATTGCCGGTATCGGTGCGGTAGCTGACATGCATGCGATGTCGATCGCCGACATCGAGGACGCGACGCTTGTCGCTGGCTCCTGTCGAACAGAACAGAAAGGAGAGGAGTTCGCGACGGAACACGATTGTGAGTGGTACGAAGACACAGAGAGAATGCTCGAGGAGACATCACCAGATATCCTCATCGTCTGTACTCCGAGCGGCGCCCACCTAGAGCCGACGCTTGCGGCCGCAGAGCGCGGTATCCACGTTCTGTGTGAGAAGCCTCTCGAGATTACGACGGAACGGATCGATCGGATGATCGAGGCTGCCGAGACAGCGGGAATCACGATCGGCGGCGTTTTTCAACAGCGCTTTCGGGATATCTTCCGGCAGGTCCACGAGGCGGCTATCGATGATCGATTTGGTAAACTCTCGGTCGCAAACGCCTACGTTCCGTGGTGGCGCGAGGACGACTACTACGATGGCGCCTGGCAAGGGACCCAAGAACTCGACGGGGGCGGTGCATTGATGAATCAGTCGATCCACGGTATTGACGCCACCCAGTGGCTTGCCAGCGCGACGATGGACCTTGACCCGGATGAGAACCCGATCGAAGAAGTCGTCGCCTACACCGGTCGTCGTGCCCACGATGACGACCTGATAGAAGTCGAGGATACCGCTGTTGCGATCTGTCGCTACCACGACGGCACGCTCGGTCAGTTCCTCGGAGCGACATCGATGTATCCCGGGTCCCTACGACGTATCCAGTTGGCTGGCCGTAACGGCACCGCAGAAATCCTCGAGGACGAACTCGTAACGTGGGAGTTCCAGGAGGAACGCGAGACAGACACGACGATTCGCGAGCGGTTTGCCGCAAAGAGCGAAACCAGTGGTGGCGCCGCGGATCCGATGGACATAGACTACTCGAATCACCGCGAGAATATCGAGGCGTTCCTTGAGGCTCTCGCTACGGACGCCCACTATCCGCTAAGCGCGACCGAAGCCCGAAAATCCGTTGCGATCATCGAGGCCATATACGAGTCAGCCGATACGGGATCGCCCGTTCGCCTGTCCTGA
- a CDS encoding mandelate racemase/muconate lactonizing enzyme family protein, translated as MEVRDIEAIPLSHSLPEKRGVGSARGVHTNRATTLIRLETADGLVGWGEAFAPARTVATLAQEQFADRVKGLNPHDAETFVEESYTHGYHFGRSAFTRCAVSGIDIALWDLVGKSVGAPVSELLGRRRDVLEPYASSGYITEWNQPIEEPMRAAVADGFTAAKIKIGRGIEDDYNRVSTAREILGDDATLMVDFNGNYRAKQAIRAVNELTEFNVGWVEEPVAAEDVDGLRRVTETVDVPVAAGEAHFSRFEFERLADERAVDVLQPNLGRCGGFTEARALADLAMSKNLTVRPHVWNSAVGVAAAIQFAASVPQYPHEANIPEPLLFEYDRSSNPLRSDLLVEPFDPTDGELAVPQGSGLGVEIDEAAVERFRVD; from the coding sequence ATGGAAGTTAGAGATATTGAGGCCATTCCGCTTTCACACTCGCTCCCAGAGAAGCGAGGTGTCGGAAGCGCGCGTGGAGTACATACCAATCGTGCGACGACGCTGATCCGACTCGAGACTGCAGACGGGTTAGTCGGCTGGGGCGAAGCATTTGCCCCCGCTCGGACGGTCGCGACACTCGCTCAGGAACAGTTCGCTGACCGTGTCAAAGGGCTAAATCCACACGATGCCGAAACGTTCGTAGAAGAGTCGTATACGCACGGGTACCACTTCGGCCGTAGCGCTTTCACTCGATGTGCCGTCAGTGGGATCGACATTGCGCTCTGGGATCTCGTTGGTAAGTCCGTTGGTGCGCCAGTCAGCGAACTACTCGGCCGCCGTCGAGACGTTCTGGAACCGTACGCCTCGTCAGGCTATATTACCGAGTGGAATCAGCCGATCGAAGAACCGATGCGGGCTGCCGTTGCGGACGGATTCACTGCCGCAAAGATTAAAATCGGACGCGGAATCGAAGACGATTACAACCGTGTTTCGACCGCACGAGAAATTCTCGGGGATGATGCGACGCTCATGGTCGATTTCAACGGAAACTATCGCGCTAAGCAAGCTATTCGTGCCGTTAACGAACTCACTGAATTCAACGTAGGATGGGTCGAAGAACCAGTTGCTGCCGAGGATGTTGACGGTCTTCGCCGCGTTACTGAGACCGTCGACGTTCCGGTCGCGGCCGGTGAGGCTCATTTCAGCCGGTTCGAGTTTGAGCGATTGGCTGACGAGCGTGCCGTCGATGTACTCCAGCCAAACCTCGGTCGGTGTGGCGGGTTCACCGAGGCCCGCGCGCTTGCGGATCTAGCAATGTCGAAGAATCTCACGGTTCGGCCACACGTCTGGAACAGTGCGGTCGGCGTGGCAGCTGCCATCCAGTTCGCTGCATCGGTTCCACAATACCCCCACGAAGCGAACATTCCGGAACCGCTCCTCTTCGAGTACGATCGCTCGAGTAACCCACTTCGCTCTGATCTCCTAGTGGAACCGTTCGATCCGACTGATGGCGAACTTGCAGTTCCTCAGGGCTCTGGGCTCGGTGTCGAGATTGACGAGGCCGCCGTCGAGCGATTTCGCGTCGATTAG
- a CDS encoding sugar phosphate isomerase/epimerase family protein, with amino-acid sequence MRDVWSTPTEHRRRARETITRTITPAIDSVHMVRTAINVYSVRELDDSVLELIDRVAEAGYDGIQFSGNHTALDGDHEEIATALKETGLEVPPPHVSIEKLEESLDEVRIAYEALGVNEAAVPYLPQSEFQSVDAIDQTTRRLSALHDELDDENWDLHYHYHDHEFGNIDDEVTGFETLTERTDIKIELDVGWAQYAGRDPIELIETYGNRMPLIHMKDLDTDAEPRECFREIGEGDVDMQGCADAARDAGSEWLIYEHDDPEDPLASIDYGAEFLDSL; translated from the coding sequence TTGCGGGATGTCTGGTCTACTCCGACCGAACATAGAAGACGGGCCCGGGAAACGATCACAAGAACGATAACCCCCGCAATAGATAGTGTCCATATGGTCCGAACAGCCATAAACGTATATAGCGTTCGAGAACTCGACGATTCGGTTTTAGAACTTATCGACCGCGTTGCCGAGGCAGGCTACGATGGGATTCAGTTTTCCGGGAATCACACAGCGCTTGATGGTGATCACGAAGAGATCGCAACAGCGCTCAAGGAGACTGGTCTCGAAGTACCACCTCCACATGTTAGCATCGAAAAACTCGAGGAATCCCTCGACGAAGTTCGTATAGCCTATGAAGCGCTTGGAGTCAACGAGGCAGCTGTTCCGTATCTCCCCCAATCCGAGTTCCAATCTGTCGATGCTATCGATCAGACGACGAGGCGACTTTCAGCATTACACGACGAACTCGACGATGAGAATTGGGATCTCCACTATCACTACCACGACCACGAGTTTGGTAATATCGACGACGAAGTAACGGGATTCGAGACGCTCACTGAACGTACCGATATTAAGATTGAACTGGATGTCGGGTGGGCACAGTACGCTGGACGGGATCCGATCGAACTCATCGAAACGTATGGGAACCGAATGCCATTGATTCACATGAAAGATCTCGATACTGACGCCGAACCGAGGGAATGCTTCCGCGAGATCGGCGAAGGAGATGTCGACATGCAGGGGTGCGCCGACGCTGCTCGCGACGCGGGTTCTGAGTGGCTCATCTACGAACACGATGACCCCGAGGATCCTCTCGCTTCGATTGACTACGGCGCTGAGTTCCTCGACTCGCTATAG
- a CDS encoding mannonate dehydratase, with protein sequence MSSTHSGAVRVGVRTRSLSEDRLRYIRQLGATDIFVDHADTEEEPDEFNDRDGSETIAVGPDQIPSVSELEAARDRIEDAGLSFTGIQSLPYSMYGDIMFGRNGADEALEQITTLIRNLGAADIPVLGYQWNPRSVVPMRTAPVETRGGAEATAFDYDELENPDDLAPGLERTYTEEEFWDNYQDFLETVLPVAEEAGVDLALHPIDPPVLESLGGIPRLFRNVENFEKAMDLVPSDNHGLKLCLGCFSQMGEDVTDVIRRFGERDQIVFIHFRDVVGTVPKFHETFVDRGNFDTSNAVRTLHDIGFEGAVIPDHVPKMRGDNDWRHRARGFTVGYLRGVIDTVCSEETRTHD encoded by the coding sequence ATGTCCAGTACTCACAGTGGTGCTGTCCGTGTCGGCGTTCGAACCCGATCTCTCTCGGAGGATAGATTACGATACATCCGCCAACTTGGTGCGACTGACATCTTTGTCGATCACGCTGACACCGAGGAGGAACCCGACGAGTTCAACGATCGCGATGGCTCTGAAACGATCGCCGTCGGCCCGGACCAGATTCCATCGGTGAGCGAACTCGAGGCCGCTCGAGACCGCATCGAAGATGCAGGACTGTCGTTTACCGGTATCCAGTCGCTTCCGTATTCGATGTACGGAGACATCATGTTCGGTCGCAACGGTGCCGACGAGGCTCTTGAGCAGATAACGACACTAATCCGGAACCTGGGAGCAGCCGATATCCCCGTACTGGGCTACCAGTGGAACCCGCGTAGCGTCGTCCCGATGCGAACCGCACCCGTCGAGACGAGAGGTGGGGCAGAGGCGACTGCGTTCGATTACGATGAACTCGAGAATCCGGACGACCTCGCACCCGGCCTCGAGCGCACCTACACCGAAGAAGAGTTCTGGGACAACTACCAAGACTTCCTCGAAACCGTGCTCCCGGTCGCGGAGGAAGCCGGCGTCGACCTCGCGCTGCATCCAATTGACCCGCCGGTGCTCGAGTCCCTGGGTGGCATCCCGCGGCTGTTTCGGAACGTCGAAAACTTCGAGAAGGCGATGGACCTCGTTCCGAGCGATAATCACGGCTTGAAGCTCTGTCTGGGCTGTTTCTCACAGATGGGTGAAGACGTGACCGACGTGATCCGACGATTTGGTGAGCGTGACCAGATCGTCTTCATTCACTTCCGGGATGTCGTCGGGACGGTCCCGAAATTCCACGAGACGTTCGTTGATAGGGGGAATTTCGATACTAGTAACGCAGTGAGAACGCTCCACGATATCGGATTCGAGGGAGCGGTTATTCCCGACCACGTGCCGAAGATGCGCGGCGATAATGATTGGAGACATCGAGCGCGTGGGTTTACCGTCGGATACCTTCGCGGCGTTATCGATACCGTTTGCTCGGAAGAGACGCGGACACACGATTAG
- a CDS encoding ABC transporter substrate-binding protein encodes MINDCNRFTRRTFVGATGGALATAVAGCLGGGNNDSTFVTPNDTGRPATEVHFNPWNPANYAQTFGMYWRQRTISSHPDGTVSSAFFEDITVDGREITIEFPTDWTYWNGNDITAEDYFVAAEIDRYQDPEGSSIEGHELVDDYTVRRTYKEDISPVVAKMNANYGMEAPKSEFREYVDRYEEASSESERQAVTDELLQMTIPTEEFVDKGLGSSLFRIEDFTSSETLAVKYDDHPWADRTDIEEIRLIPSVDGSGSIEELGRSDELDMTKYITEDQMSRYPDNIENIYKLDHYNCQKYILNWNNEHLSNRSVRRAIISAIDIPSIVDAAAQTGKLVSPTEVQTGIRETIEDTYLGDGFTDQLIQYPVEADEETAIEYMEQADYSREDNTWVSPDGEAVELNIITDSGIDKVQPTNVLSDQLTGFGIETNLETVGQDYYTRVQEWEFDIAWMWHVAVANWHPTAYFSNNFYGLLAGNPDSNSDTGPTGVPFSLEIPEEVGAKEVGSNGIEINPAQLMTDLGASSSEEETIDLTQQLVQWVNYDLPSIIHMQENRGFGGDVENFSFPDPDDDGVRLDQPSPGPMALCSGHISTK; translated from the coding sequence ATGATCAATGACTGTAATCGTTTCACCAGACGTACGTTTGTCGGCGCTACCGGCGGCGCACTGGCCACAGCAGTAGCTGGTTGTCTCGGTGGGGGAAATAATGATTCGACGTTTGTGACTCCAAATGATACTGGTCGTCCAGCGACGGAAGTCCATTTCAACCCGTGGAATCCGGCGAACTACGCCCAGACATTCGGGATGTACTGGCGTCAGCGAACCATCTCTTCACATCCAGATGGTACCGTTTCGTCGGCCTTCTTCGAAGACATAACTGTCGATGGGAGAGAGATCACGATCGAATTCCCGACGGATTGGACCTACTGGAACGGCAATGACATCACTGCAGAGGATTATTTTGTTGCCGCTGAGATCGATCGTTACCAAGATCCTGAGGGGTCATCGATCGAGGGTCATGAACTCGTCGACGACTACACAGTCCGACGAACCTACAAAGAAGACATCTCCCCTGTCGTCGCCAAAATGAACGCTAATTACGGAATGGAAGCGCCCAAATCGGAGTTCAGGGAATATGTTGATCGGTACGAAGAGGCGTCGAGCGAGAGCGAACGGCAGGCAGTAACTGACGAACTCCTCCAGATGACGATTCCGACAGAGGAATTTGTCGACAAGGGGCTCGGTAGTTCGCTGTTCAGAATCGAGGATTTCACCTCTTCGGAGACGCTAGCCGTGAAATATGACGACCATCCGTGGGCGGACCGAACGGACATCGAGGAGATCCGGCTCATCCCGTCTGTCGACGGCAGTGGTTCAATCGAGGAACTCGGGCGGAGCGATGAACTCGACATGACCAAGTACATCACCGAAGATCAGATGTCACGATATCCAGATAACATCGAGAACATCTACAAATTGGATCATTACAACTGCCAGAAGTACATCTTAAACTGGAACAACGAACACCTCTCGAACAGATCGGTTCGTCGCGCGATCATCTCGGCAATTGATATACCCTCGATCGTCGATGCGGCAGCGCAAACCGGCAAACTGGTGTCGCCCACAGAGGTCCAAACGGGTATTCGAGAAACGATCGAAGACACGTACCTCGGAGACGGCTTCACTGATCAGCTTATCCAGTATCCTGTTGAAGCCGACGAGGAGACGGCGATTGAATACATGGAGCAAGCCGATTACTCACGAGAAGACAACACGTGGGTCAGTCCCGACGGCGAGGCTGTCGAACTCAATATAATCACCGACTCCGGGATCGACAAGGTACAACCGACGAACGTCCTCAGCGACCAACTAACCGGTTTTGGAATTGAGACGAACTTGGAGACCGTCGGCCAGGATTACTACACGAGAGTGCAGGAGTGGGAGTTCGATATTGCCTGGATGTGGCACGTCGCAGTGGCGAACTGGCATCCCACGGCGTACTTCTCGAACAATTTCTACGGTCTCCTCGCAGGCAATCCAGACAGCAATTCCGATACAGGTCCAACCGGCGTCCCATTCTCACTCGAAATTCCCGAGGAAGTCGGCGCAAAAGAGGTCGGAAGCAATGGCATCGAAATCAATCCTGCACAGCTCATGACTGATCTGGGTGCCTCCTCGTCTGAAGAAGAGACGATCGACCTTACTCAACAACTCGTCCAGTGGGTCAACTACGACCTGCCGTCAATCATCCACATGCAGGAAAACCGTGGATTCGGCGGCGACGTCGAGAACTTTAGTTTCCCTGATCCGGACGATGATGGGGTACGCCTTGACCAACCGAGTCCTGGCCCAATGGCTCTCTGTAGTGGACACATTTCAACTAAATAG